One window from the genome of Pseudomonas sp. L5B5 encodes:
- a CDS encoding alkene reductase: protein MTTLFDPIKLGDLELPNRIIMAPLTRCRADAGRVPNALMAEYYVQRASAGLILSEATSVTPMGVGYPDTPGIWSNDQVRGWANVTKAVHGAGGKIFLQLWHVGRISHPSYLDGETPVGPSAIQPKGHVSLVRPLADYPTPRALETAEIADVIETYRVGAENAKAAGFDGVEIHGANGYLLDQFLQSSTNQRTDQYGGSLENRARLLLEVTDAAIEIWGAGRVGVHLAPRADAHDMGDANVAETFTYVARELGKRGIAFICSREKEGADSLGPQLKEAFGGPYIANERFTKDSANAWLAEGKADAVAFGIPFIANPDLPARLKTDAPLNEPHPETFYAKGPVGYIDYPML, encoded by the coding sequence ATGACGACTCTTTTTGATCCGATCAAGCTCGGCGACCTCGAACTGCCCAACCGCATCATCATGGCGCCACTGACCCGCTGCCGCGCCGACGCCGGCCGGGTGCCCAACGCCCTGATGGCCGAGTACTACGTGCAGCGGGCCTCGGCCGGGCTGATTCTCAGCGAAGCCACTTCGGTGACTCCGATGGGCGTCGGTTACCCGGATACCCCTGGCATCTGGTCCAACGACCAGGTCCGCGGCTGGGCTAACGTGACCAAGGCCGTGCACGGTGCTGGCGGCAAGATCTTCCTGCAACTGTGGCACGTGGGGCGAATTTCCCATCCGTCCTACCTGGACGGCGAGACGCCCGTAGGTCCCAGCGCCATCCAGCCCAAGGGCCACGTCAGCCTGGTGCGCCCTCTGGCCGACTACCCGACGCCGCGAGCGTTGGAAACCGCTGAAATCGCCGACGTGATCGAGACCTACCGGGTCGGAGCGGAAAATGCCAAGGCTGCCGGTTTTGACGGCGTGGAAATCCACGGCGCCAACGGCTACCTGCTGGATCAGTTCCTGCAAAGCAGCACCAACCAACGCACCGACCAGTACGGCGGCTCCCTGGAAAACCGTGCCCGCCTGTTGCTGGAAGTCACCGACGCTGCGATCGAAATCTGGGGCGCCGGCCGGGTGGGTGTACACCTGGCACCGCGTGCCGACGCCCATGACATGGGCGACGCCAACGTGGCGGAAACCTTCACCTACGTGGCCCGTGAACTGGGCAAGCGCGGCATCGCGTTTATCTGCTCCCGCGAGAAAGAAGGCGCGGACAGCCTCGGCCCGCAATTGAAAGAAGCCTTCGGCGGCCCCTACATCGCAAACGAACGCTTCACCAAGGACAGCGCCAACGCCTGGCTGGCCGAGGGCAAGGCCGACGCCGTGGCCTTCGGCATACCCTTCATCGCCAACCCGGACCTGCCCGCTCGCCTGAAAACCGATGCGCCATTGAACGAACCGCATCCGGAAACCTTCTACGCCAAGGGCCCGGTCGGCTACATCGACTATCCGATGTTGTAA
- the olsB gene encoding L-ornithine N(alpha)-acyltransferase — protein sequence MTQIARINDTGTERRLQAERLIGAQALQEAQALRFNVFSGEFNAKLKGAELGLDMDDYDVHCSHIGVRDLNSGRLVATTRLLDHQAASSLGRFYSEEEFSLHGLVQLKGPILEIGRTCVDPAYRNGGTIAVLWGELAEVLNEGGYSYLMGCASIPMQDGGVQAHAIMQRLRDRYLSTEHLRAEPKHPLPSLDLPGNVIAEMPPLLKAYMRLGAKICGEPCWDQDFQVADVFILLKRDELCPRYARHFKAAV from the coding sequence ATGACTCAGATCGCCCGCATCAACGACACCGGCACTGAACGCCGCCTGCAAGCCGAACGCCTGATCGGCGCCCAGGCCCTGCAGGAAGCCCAGGCCCTGCGTTTCAACGTTTTCAGCGGCGAATTCAACGCCAAGCTCAAGGGCGCGGAACTGGGTCTGGACATGGATGACTACGACGTCCACTGCAGCCACATCGGAGTACGCGACCTGAACAGCGGGCGCCTGGTAGCCACTACCCGCCTGCTTGATCACCAGGCCGCCAGCAGCCTGGGACGCTTCTACAGCGAAGAGGAATTCAGCCTGCACGGCCTGGTGCAGCTCAAGGGGCCGATCCTGGAGATCGGCCGCACCTGCGTCGACCCGGCCTACCGCAACGGCGGCACCATCGCCGTGCTCTGGGGCGAGCTGGCCGAAGTGCTCAACGAAGGTGGCTACAGCTACCTGATGGGTTGCGCCAGCATTCCCATGCAGGACGGCGGCGTGCAGGCCCACGCGATCATGCAGCGCCTGCGCGACCGCTACCTGAGCACCGAGCACCTGCGAGCCGAACCCAAGCACCCGCTGCCGAGCCTGGACCTGCCCGGCAACGTCATCGCCGAGATGCCGCCGCTGCTCAAGGCCTACATGCGCCTGGGCGCGAAGATCTGTGGCGAACCCTGCTGGGACCAGGACTTCCAGGTGGCCGACGTATTCATCCTGCTCAAGCGCGATGAGCTGTGCCCGCGCTACGCCCGGCACTTCAAGGCGGCCGTGTGA
- a CDS encoding lysophospholipid acyltransferase family protein, producing MRRLRVYGRIARVLLVVALGLGMASVFGVLERMNISNSMVRRQRWSRFFMARLANALPFQVTVHGQMPRQPMLWVSNHVSWTDIPLLGMLTPLSFLSKAEVRTWPVAGWLAAKAGSLFIRRGAGDSQLIRKQMTRHLQEQHPLLLFPEGTTTDGRGLRTFHGRLLASAIEAEVCLQPVAIRYLRDGQVDNLAPFVGDDDLLSHLLRLFANDQGQVEIHLLKPIPCLGQERAALAFQAQQAVHKALFDDVLQPAEPRRSGELVAA from the coding sequence ATGCGCCGGCTACGGGTCTACGGGCGCATCGCCCGGGTGCTGCTGGTGGTGGCGCTGGGCCTGGGCATGGCCAGTGTCTTTGGCGTGCTGGAGCGCATGAACATCAGCAACTCCATGGTCCGCCGCCAGCGCTGGTCGCGCTTCTTCATGGCGCGCCTGGCCAACGCCCTGCCCTTCCAGGTGACGGTGCATGGGCAGATGCCACGCCAACCGATGCTTTGGGTCAGCAATCACGTGTCCTGGACCGACATCCCGCTGCTGGGCATGCTCACCCCGCTGTCGTTCCTGTCCAAGGCCGAAGTGCGCACCTGGCCGGTGGCCGGATGGCTGGCCGCCAAGGCCGGCAGCCTGTTCATCCGCCGCGGCGCCGGGGACAGCCAGTTGATCCGCAAGCAGATGACCCGGCATTTGCAGGAACAGCATCCGCTGCTGCTGTTTCCCGAAGGCACCACCACCGACGGTCGTGGCCTGCGCACCTTCCACGGACGCTTGCTGGCCAGCGCCATCGAGGCCGAGGTCTGCCTGCAACCCGTGGCGATCCGCTACCTGCGCGACGGCCAGGTCGACAACCTGGCACCCTTTGTGGGCGACGACGACCTGCTGTCTCATCTGCTGCGGCTGTTCGCCAACGATCAAGGCCAGGTGGAGATTCACCTGCTCAAGCCGATTCCCTGCCTGGGTCAGGAACGCGCGGCGCTGGCCTTCCAGGCCCAGCAGGCAGTGCACAAAGCCCTGTTCGATGATGTATTGCAGCCAGCCGAACCGCGCCGCAGCGGCGAACTGGTCGCCGCCTGA
- a CDS encoding ACP phosphodiesterase codes for MNYLAHLHLGGQRPGQLLGSLYGDFVKGRLQGEFAPEVEAAIQLHRRIDTYTDSHALVTAALGRFSLTRRRYAGIVIDVFFDHCLARDWVQYADHPLQSFTANVYQVLAAEPQLPGRLAQIAPYMAADDWLGSYRDFQVLEQVLRGIARRLSRPEELTAAMGELERLYQPLSEDFREFYPQLQAFAAQYTAPSPGR; via the coding sequence ATGAATTATCTCGCACATCTGCACCTTGGCGGCCAGCGCCCGGGTCAATTACTTGGCAGCCTCTACGGCGACTTCGTCAAAGGCCGCCTGCAAGGGGAGTTCGCCCCGGAGGTCGAGGCGGCGATCCAGCTGCATCGGCGCATCGACACCTACACCGACAGCCATGCGCTGGTGACGGCGGCGCTGGGACGTTTTTCCCTGACCCGGCGGCGTTACGCCGGCATCGTCATCGACGTGTTCTTCGATCACTGCCTGGCCCGGGACTGGGTCCAGTACGCCGATCACCCACTGCAGTCGTTCACGGCCAACGTGTACCAGGTATTGGCCGCCGAGCCGCAGTTACCAGGGCGCCTGGCACAGATCGCGCCCTACATGGCGGCCGATGACTGGCTGGGGTCCTATCGGGATTTCCAGGTGCTGGAACAGGTCTTGAGGGGCATTGCCCGACGCCTGTCGCGGCCAGAGGAACTGACCGCGGCGATGGGCGAGCTGGAGCGGCTGTACCAGCCCTTGAGCGAGGATTTTCGCGAGTTCTACCCGCAGCTGCAGGCTTTCGCCGCGCAGTACACGGCCCCGTCGCCGGGGCGCTGA
- the emhR gene encoding efflux system transcriptional repressor EmhR has translation MVRRTKEEAQETRAQILEAAEKAFYERGVARTTLADIATLAGVTRGAIYWHFSNKADLVQAMLDSLREPLGEMAAASEDVDEVDPLGWTRKLLVHLFHQVALDPKTRRINEILFHKCEFTDEMCDLRRQRRAASLECNLHIELTLSNAVNRGQLPANLDTRRAAISMRAFVDGLLYQWLLDPESFVLHTEAQRWVDIGLDMLRLSPNLRH, from the coding sequence ATGGTCCGTCGTACCAAAGAGGAAGCTCAAGAAACCCGCGCCCAGATACTCGAGGCGGCCGAAAAGGCCTTTTACGAGCGTGGCGTGGCGCGGACCACCCTGGCCGACATCGCGACGCTGGCGGGAGTCACGCGTGGGGCGATCTACTGGCACTTCAGCAACAAGGCCGACCTGGTGCAGGCCATGCTCGACAGTCTGCGCGAACCCCTGGGAGAGATGGCGGCTGCCAGCGAAGATGTAGATGAAGTGGACCCCTTGGGCTGGACGCGCAAACTGCTCGTTCACTTGTTTCATCAAGTTGCCCTGGACCCGAAAACCCGACGCATCAATGAAATTCTGTTCCATAAGTGCGAGTTCACCGATGAGATGTGCGATCTGCGTCGTCAGCGTCGCGCCGCCAGCCTGGAGTGCAACCTGCATATCGAGCTGACATTGAGCAACGCGGTGAATCGTGGGCAACTGCCCGCCAATCTCGATACTAGGCGGGCAGCTATCAGCATGCGGGCCTTTGTCGATGGGCTTCTCTACCAGTGGTTGCTGGACCCGGAAAGTTTTGTCCTGCATACCGAGGCGCAGCGCTGGGTCGATATCGGACTGGACATGTTGCGCCTGAGCCCGAACCTTCGTCATTAA
- a CDS encoding ArsR/SmtB family transcription factor — MSIDLDEIIKALAHPVRREILHWLKDPTVEFPDQAHSNEHGVCAGQIDQRCGLSQSTVSAHLATLQRAGLVSSRKVGQWHFFKRNEDTIQQFLTQMSQQL, encoded by the coding sequence ATGTCCATCGACCTCGACGAAATAATAAAAGCCCTGGCGCACCCGGTTCGCAGGGAAATCCTGCACTGGCTGAAAGACCCGACAGTCGAATTCCCTGACCAGGCCCACAGCAACGAGCACGGTGTCTGCGCCGGGCAGATCGATCAGCGCTGCGGCCTTTCGCAGTCGACCGTATCCGCCCATCTGGCCACGCTGCAACGCGCCGGGCTGGTCAGTAGCCGCAAAGTCGGCCAGTGGCATTTTTTCAAACGCAACGAGGACACCATCCAGCAGTTCCTCACGCAAATGAGCCAACAGCTCTGA
- a CDS encoding MFS transporter, with translation MPLSLLILALSAFAIGTTEFVIMGLLPDVAADLGVSIPGAGWLVTGYALGVAIGAPFMALATARLPRKAALVALMGIFIVGNLLCALASDYNVLMFARVITALCHGAFFGIGSVVAAGLVPANKRASAVALMFTGLTLANVLGVPLGTALGQVAGWRSTFWVVTVIGVLALFGLLRFLPAKRDEEKLDMRAELAALKGAGIWLSLSMTALFAASMFTLFTYVAPLLGDVTGVSPRGVTWTLLLIGLGLTLGNILGGKMADKRLGATLLGVFAAMAVISTVLTWTSVALIPTEITLFLWATASFAAVPALQVNVVTFGKAAPNLVSTLNIGAFNIGNALGAWVGGSVIAHGFGLTSVPLAAAALAILALLVTLITFRQGGNAELAPATP, from the coding sequence ATGCCCCTTTCACTTCTCATCCTGGCCTTGAGTGCCTTCGCCATCGGCACCACCGAGTTCGTCATCATGGGCCTGTTGCCCGATGTGGCGGCTGACCTCGGGGTGTCGATTCCCGGCGCCGGCTGGCTGGTGACCGGCTACGCCCTGGGCGTGGCCATCGGCGCGCCGTTCATGGCCCTGGCCACTGCCCGACTGCCGCGCAAGGCGGCGCTGGTAGCGCTGATGGGGATCTTCATTGTCGGCAACCTGCTGTGTGCACTGGCCAGTGATTACAACGTGCTGATGTTCGCCCGTGTCATCACCGCGCTGTGCCACGGCGCCTTCTTCGGTATCGGTTCAGTGGTGGCCGCGGGCCTGGTGCCAGCCAACAAGCGCGCCTCGGCCGTGGCCCTGATGTTCACCGGCCTGACCCTGGCCAATGTGCTCGGTGTCCCGCTGGGCACCGCGCTGGGCCAGGTTGCCGGGTGGCGCTCGACCTTCTGGGTGGTGACCGTGATCGGGGTGTTGGCGCTGTTCGGCCTGCTGCGTTTCCTGCCGGCCAAGCGAGACGAGGAGAAGCTCGACATGCGTGCGGAACTGGCGGCCCTCAAGGGTGCCGGGATCTGGTTGTCCCTGAGCATGACCGCATTGTTCGCAGCCTCGATGTTCACCCTGTTCACCTATGTCGCGCCTCTGCTGGGCGATGTGACCGGAGTGTCGCCCCGGGGCGTGACCTGGACACTGCTGTTGATCGGCCTGGGCCTGACCCTGGGCAACATCCTCGGCGGCAAGATGGCGGACAAGCGCCTGGGCGCCACCCTGCTGGGAGTATTCGCCGCCATGGCCGTGATCTCCACCGTGCTGACCTGGACCAGCGTCGCGCTGATCCCCACGGAGATCACCCTGTTCCTCTGGGCTACCGCCTCCTTCGCCGCGGTCCCGGCCCTGCAGGTCAACGTGGTGACCTTCGGCAAGGCCGCGCCCAACCTGGTTTCGACCCTGAACATCGGCGCCTTCAACATCGGCAACGCCCTGGGCGCCTGGGTCGGCGGCAGCGTGATCGCCCACGGTTTCGGCCTCACCAGCGTGCCGCTGGCGGCTGCTGCCCTGGCGATCCTGGCCCTGCTGGTAACGCTGATCACCTTTCGCCAGGGCGGCAACGCCGAACTGGCCCCTGCGACGCCCTGA
- a CDS encoding amidase, with protein MTRRAFVLRHPMLCLLLAGLLALLVWAWQQREALQAFPDILGAYTAKEYCSCRYVMQQPADYCRGYVRQYLPISSLVDEPALRRVSASALGRTHSAAWQGAREGCRLDP; from the coding sequence ATGACCCGGCGTGCCTTTGTCCTGCGCCATCCCATGCTCTGCCTGCTGCTGGCCGGCCTGCTGGCGCTGCTGGTCTGGGCCTGGCAGCAGCGCGAGGCGCTGCAGGCGTTCCCGGATATCCTCGGTGCCTACACCGCCAAGGAATACTGCTCCTGCCGTTACGTGATGCAGCAACCGGCCGACTACTGCCGTGGCTACGTGCGCCAGTACCTGCCCATCAGCAGCCTGGTCGATGAGCCCGCTTTGCGACGCGTCAGTGCCAGTGCCCTGGGGCGCACCCACAGCGCCGCCTGGCAGGGAGCACGCGAGGGCTGTCGCCTGGATCCCTGA
- a CDS encoding M20 aminoacylase family protein: protein MTRHQHILAWLDDVAGDLRAIRQDIHAHPELGFQENRTAALVANCLEDWGFEVHRGIGCTGVVGVLRNGGSPRTLGLRADMDALPIVETGETPYSSRHPGCMHACGHDGHTTILLGAARYLAATRQFDGTLNLIFQPAEEGQGGAEAMLADGLLERFPCDALFGLHNMPGLPAGHLGFRQGPMMASQDLLEVVVEGIGGHGSMPHLAVDPLVAAASMVMALQTVVARNIDAQQAAVVTVGALQAGEAANVIPQQALLRLSLRALDAPVRSQVLERVRAIIQTQAESFGCTASILHRPAYPVLVNSPAETEFARQVAVELVGADAVDGNTPKLMGSEDFGWMLQRCPGSYLFIGNGIGQPMVHNPAYDFNDDILLTGAAYWGALVESWLKPL, encoded by the coding sequence ATGACTCGACACCAGCACATCCTCGCCTGGCTCGACGACGTCGCCGGCGACTTGCGGGCGATTCGCCAGGACATCCATGCCCATCCCGAACTGGGATTCCAGGAAAATCGCACGGCGGCACTGGTTGCCAACTGTCTCGAAGACTGGGGGTTCGAGGTGCACCGGGGCATCGGCTGTACCGGGGTCGTGGGCGTCCTGCGCAATGGCGGCAGCCCGCGCACCCTGGGCCTGCGGGCGGACATGGACGCCCTGCCGATCGTCGAGACCGGCGAGACGCCCTACAGCAGCCGCCACCCCGGGTGCATGCACGCCTGTGGCCATGATGGCCACACCACCATCCTGCTGGGTGCTGCCCGCTACCTGGCGGCCACCCGGCAGTTCGACGGCACCCTGAACCTGATCTTCCAGCCGGCGGAGGAGGGCCAAGGTGGCGCCGAGGCCATGCTTGCCGACGGCCTGCTGGAGCGTTTTCCCTGTGATGCCCTGTTCGGCCTGCACAACATGCCAGGGTTGCCGGCCGGGCACCTGGGGTTTCGCCAGGGGCCGATGATGGCCTCCCAGGATCTGCTCGAAGTGGTGGTCGAAGGCATTGGCGGTCACGGCTCCATGCCACACCTGGCAGTGGACCCGCTGGTCGCCGCGGCGAGCATGGTCATGGCCTTGCAGACAGTGGTCGCGCGCAATATCGATGCCCAGCAGGCGGCCGTGGTCACCGTTGGCGCCCTGCAGGCGGGCGAGGCCGCCAACGTGATTCCCCAACAGGCCCTGTTGCGCCTGAGCCTGCGGGCCCTCGATGCTCCGGTGCGCTCGCAGGTACTGGAGCGGGTCAGGGCGATCATCCAGACCCAGGCCGAAAGCTTCGGCTGCACCGCCAGCATCCTCCATCGCCCGGCGTATCCGGTGCTGGTCAACAGCCCGGCCGAGACCGAGTTCGCCCGGCAGGTGGCCGTCGAACTGGTGGGCGCGGACGCGGTGGACGGCAATACGCCCAAGCTGATGGGCAGCGAGGACTTCGGCTGGATGCTGCAACGCTGCCCCGGTAGCTACCTGTTCATTGGCAACGGTATAGGGCAGCCGATGGTGCATAACCCGGCCTATGACTTCAACGACGACATCCTGCTCACCGGCGCGGCCTACTGGGGAGCCCTGGTGGAAAGCTGGCTCAAGCCGCTCTGA
- a CDS encoding acyl-CoA dehydrogenase: MPWQALLESHQRLPANPDLAEGYGVLLAHLGNVTPFELAVLGGRLMATPGLAFLVGYQAALRMLWPSAPLSLGALCATERRSLRPADMQTRLQDLRLHGRKDFVTAGDAADWLLVAARSEAPGERAALRLTVVYPGEAGVKVQALPAIALMPEISHGCLVLDNAACELLAGDGWDAYVKPFRTLEDIYVLSAMAAWLYGVGRDSHWPQPLLLQLLGLLAGCAEASRQNPTQDSGHVLLGGLFVQFEALKPEIAMAFAQGPQFWREQWTRDQALLELAAGARAKRLAKALAALQSTVGH; the protein is encoded by the coding sequence ATGCCCTGGCAAGCCCTGCTCGAGAGCCATCAACGACTGCCCGCCAACCCCGATCTGGCGGAGGGTTACGGTGTTTTGCTGGCCCATCTGGGCAACGTCACGCCCTTCGAATTGGCGGTGCTGGGCGGGCGCTTGATGGCGACACCCGGCCTGGCGTTCCTGGTGGGTTACCAGGCGGCATTGCGCATGTTGTGGCCCAGTGCGCCCCTGAGCCTGGGTGCCTTGTGCGCGACTGAACGTCGCAGCTTGCGTCCGGCAGACATGCAGACTCGCCTGCAGGATCTGCGCCTGCATGGGCGCAAGGATTTCGTCACCGCTGGCGATGCCGCCGACTGGCTGCTGGTGGCGGCTCGCAGCGAGGCTCCTGGGGAGCGGGCGGCGCTGCGCCTGACGGTGGTCTATCCGGGGGAGGCAGGGGTCAAGGTCCAGGCCCTGCCGGCCATCGCCCTGATGCCGGAAATCAGCCACGGCTGCCTGGTCCTGGACAATGCCGCCTGCGAGCTGCTGGCCGGCGATGGCTGGGACGCCTACGTCAAGCCGTTCCGCACCCTGGAGGACATCTACGTCCTGAGTGCCATGGCGGCCTGGCTCTACGGCGTCGGCCGGGACAGTCACTGGCCGCAGCCCCTGCTCCTGCAACTGCTGGGCTTGCTGGCCGGCTGTGCCGAGGCCAGCCGGCAGAACCCGACCCAGGACAGTGGACACGTTCTACTGGGCGGGCTGTTCGTGCAGTTCGAGGCGCTCAAGCCGGAGATCGCCATGGCGTTCGCCCAGGGGCCGCAGTTCTGGCGCGAGCAGTGGACTCGGGACCAGGCCCTGCTCGAGCTGGCTGCCGGCGCCCGTGCCAAGCGCCTGGCCAAGGCCCTGGCGGCTTTGCAGTCGACGGTGGGGCATTGA
- a CDS encoding serine hydrolase domain-containing protein, with product MAKGPILLVLLALLSLPVQAEDWPAEQWSRDPEPRGPALQALEDYAFVPRDDGSRQGVRTDALLVVRDGRLVYERYAGETGPRTPHLIWSASKSLLAVVMGVAFGEGRFALQDSASKFYPPLKHHPDITLADLLHWASGLDWQEDYEYAPLNSSVVAMLYTRGHRDMAAFAAQRAAFTSPGQAFRYSSGDSNLLAASLRGMLGAQPYADYPWQALFEPLGISQAVWERDAAGTFVASSYLYMTAQGLARVGLLMQREGRWRDRQLLPRAWVEFCRTPFAGYRAGQDVAVAGGHWWLNRAVDGAPRPWPDAPQETYAALGHWGQALYIVPQQRLVIVRYGDDRDGSYQHNELLKRVLAAFPTPEQP from the coding sequence ATGGCCAAAGGCCCGATCCTGCTGGTGCTGCTTGCCTTGCTCAGCCTCCCGGTCCAGGCCGAGGACTGGCCGGCCGAGCAGTGGAGTCGTGACCCCGAGCCCCGGGGGCCGGCGCTCCAGGCATTGGAGGACTATGCCTTCGTGCCTCGCGACGATGGGTCGCGCCAGGGCGTGCGTACCGACGCCCTGCTGGTGGTGCGCGATGGGCGCCTGGTCTACGAGCGCTACGCCGGCGAGACCGGGCCTCGGACCCCCCACCTGATCTGGTCCGCCAGCAAGAGCCTGCTGGCGGTGGTCATGGGGGTTGCGTTTGGCGAAGGGCGTTTTGCCCTGCAAGATTCTGCATCGAAGTTCTATCCGCCTCTCAAGCACCATCCGGACATTACCCTGGCCGACTTGTTGCACTGGGCCTCGGGCCTGGACTGGCAAGAGGACTATGAGTACGCGCCGCTCAATTCATCGGTGGTGGCCATGCTCTACACCCGTGGCCATCGCGACATGGCGGCCTTCGCTGCCCAGCGGGCGGCCTTCACGTCCCCCGGCCAGGCGTTTCGTTACTCCAGCGGCGACAGCAACCTGTTGGCGGCCAGCCTGCGGGGCATGTTGGGCGCGCAGCCATACGCCGACTATCCCTGGCAGGCCCTGTTCGAGCCCCTTGGCATCAGCCAGGCAGTCTGGGAACGGGATGCCGCCGGGACCTTCGTGGCGTCCTCCTACCTGTACATGACTGCCCAGGGCCTGGCCCGTGTTGGCTTGCTGATGCAGCGCGAGGGGCGCTGGCGCGACCGGCAATTGCTGCCCAGGGCCTGGGTCGAGTTCTGTCGCACACCGTTCGCCGGCTACCGGGCGGGCCAGGATGTCGCGGTGGCGGGTGGGCACTGGTGGCTCAACCGCGCCGTGGACGGTGCACCCAGGCCCTGGCCGGATGCGCCGCAGGAGACCTACGCCGCCCTGGGGCACTGGGGCCAGGCGCTGTATATCGTGCCGCAGCAGCGCCTGGTGATCGTGCGTTACGGCGATGATCGCGACGGCAGTTATCAGCACAACGAGTTGCTCAAGCGGGTGCTGGCGGCATTCCCGACACCGGAGCAGCCATGA
- a CDS encoding DMT family transporter, whose amino-acid sequence MSVSPSPFGGADHPLKGIVLICLAVLLFASHDTLSKYLSAFYPIVMVVWARYVVHTLLMLVVFVPRSGFSAVVRTKRPGLQLLRALCMIGTSLLFTTGLRYIPLAEATAVNFLAPLLVTALSVPFLGERVSRAQWLAVLVGFVGVLIVVRPGGSLFTPAILLPLGSALCFGFYQLLTRKLSGVDSPTTSNFLIGIINSLIMSALLPFFWSTPSLVHGLFMIGLGACGMFGHLLLTQAFRHAAPAMLAPFSYGQILFAGMYGYLIFGHTPDSYGLVGIAVICLSGLAVAWTQRKR is encoded by the coding sequence ATGAGTGTGAGCCCTTCACCCTTCGGCGGTGCGGACCATCCCCTGAAGGGCATCGTCCTGATCTGCCTGGCGGTCCTGCTCTTTGCCAGCCACGACACACTCTCCAAGTACCTCTCGGCCTTCTACCCGATCGTGATGGTGGTCTGGGCACGCTATGTGGTGCACACCCTGCTGATGCTGGTGGTGTTCGTACCGCGCAGCGGATTTTCCGCAGTGGTACGGACCAAGCGTCCCGGCCTGCAATTGCTCCGGGCCCTGTGCATGATCGGCACCAGCCTGCTGTTCACCACCGGCCTGCGCTATATCCCCCTGGCCGAAGCCACCGCGGTCAACTTCCTGGCGCCGCTGCTGGTCACTGCCTTGTCCGTCCCGTTCCTGGGGGAGCGTGTCAGCCGTGCCCAATGGTTGGCGGTGCTGGTCGGGTTCGTCGGGGTACTGATCGTGGTACGTCCCGGTGGATCGCTGTTCACCCCGGCCATTCTCTTGCCCCTGGGGTCGGCGCTGTGCTTCGGTTTCTATCAGTTGCTGACCCGCAAGCTCAGCGGTGTCGATAGCCCGACCACCAGCAACTTCCTCATCGGGATCATCAACAGCCTGATCATGAGCGCGCTGTTGCCGTTTTTCTGGAGCACTCCGAGCCTGGTCCATGGCCTGTTCATGATCGGCCTGGGCGCTTGCGGCATGTTTGGCCACCTGCTGCTGACCCAGGCGTTCCGCCATGCCGCCCCGGCCATGCTGGCGCCTTTCAGTTATGGGCAGATCCTGTTTGCCGGCATGTACGGCTACCTGATCTTCGGTCATACCCCGGACAGCTACGGCCTGGTGGGCATCGCGGTGATCTGCCTCAGCGGCCTGGCAGTGGCCTGGACCCAGCGCAAGCGCTGA